One genomic window of Sphingopyxis sp. OPL5 includes the following:
- a CDS encoding nucleotidyltransferase family protein has translation MTARGGLARLLLDMLADVRGADRAMLAALSDAEWEVIGDMAKQHRLASLLHRQMAGRGSDWPVPETLKARWARGWLAAAARALAMQQALGEVGALAGREGLDYAALKGAWLAWQAYPQPALRPMRDIDLLLGEADAVRLYAAMIAAGAVPGPVSHTPIDYARAHHKHLPPLHWGPQKVAFELHWRLTNPVPGEDRDAVAATTAGLLARGVRAKAGPVEIAYLDPTDTLLHLVVHAAYGRQPFDTGPQVLCDLAAAIDTAAIDWPRFWADAAAQGRTGGARLLFALMAKYMGARVVDDPDPVPLPERLVAAAEALMLQDMGARAERGFATQIAEAEGKRGKAAFAWGRAFPPRHIVAHYAGVPVDSWRVWPAYPVRMADHGWRWLVQRGGDAMDAEVADMRAMRRWLGTGG, from the coding sequence ATGACGGCGCGCGGGGGGCTGGCGCGGCTGTTGCTCGACATGCTCGCCGATGTGCGCGGCGCCGACCGCGCGATGCTCGCGGCGCTGTCCGACGCCGAATGGGAGGTGATCGGCGACATGGCGAAACAGCACCGGCTGGCGTCGCTGCTCCACCGCCAGATGGCGGGGCGCGGGAGCGACTGGCCGGTGCCCGAGACGCTGAAGGCGCGCTGGGCGCGCGGATGGCTGGCGGCGGCGGCGCGGGCGCTGGCGATGCAGCAGGCGCTGGGCGAGGTGGGGGCGCTGGCCGGGCGCGAGGGGCTGGACTATGCGGCGCTGAAGGGCGCCTGGCTTGCCTGGCAGGCCTATCCGCAGCCGGCGCTGCGCCCGATGCGCGACATTGACCTGCTGCTCGGCGAGGCGGATGCGGTGCGCCTGTACGCGGCGATGATCGCGGCCGGGGCGGTGCCGGGGCCGGTTTCGCATACGCCGATCGACTATGCGCGCGCGCATCACAAGCATCTGCCGCCACTGCACTGGGGGCCGCAAAAGGTGGCGTTCGAACTGCACTGGCGGCTGACCAACCCGGTCCCCGGTGAGGATCGCGACGCGGTCGCGGCGACGACGGCGGGGCTGCTGGCGCGGGGGGTGCGGGCGAAAGCCGGGCCGGTCGAGATCGCCTATCTCGATCCGACCGACACCCTGCTGCATCTGGTCGTCCATGCGGCCTATGGCCGCCAGCCGTTCGACACCGGGCCGCAGGTGCTGTGCGACCTCGCCGCCGCGATCGACACGGCGGCGATCGACTGGCCGCGCTTCTGGGCCGACGCGGCGGCGCAGGGACGGACGGGTGGCGCGCGGTTGCTGTTCGCGCTGATGGCGAAATATATGGGGGCGCGGGTGGTCGATGATCCCGATCCGGTGCCGCTGCCCGAGCGGCTGGTCGCGGCGGCCGAGGCGCTGATGCTGCAGGACATGGGCGCGCGCGCCGAGCGCGGTTTCGCGACGCAGATCGCCGAGGCGGAGGGCAAGCGCGGCAAGGCGGCCTTTGCCTGGGGCCGCGCCTTTCCGCCGCGGCATATCGTCGCGCACTATGCGGGCGTGCCGGTCGACAGCTGGCGTGTGTGGCCGGCCTATCCGGTGCGTATGGCCGATCATGGCTGGCGCTGGCTGGTCCAGCGCGGCGGCGACGCGATGGACGCCGAGGTTGCCGACATGCGCGCGATGCGGCGCTGGCTGGGTACGGGCGGCTAG
- a CDS encoding ATP-binding cassette domain-containing protein has translation MSEPVAPIRPRALLGAMLASADRRQLVVVMALMIAAALTEGVGIMMLVPMLALVDAGGMRAPGRVGELLHGLVGTVSLGQVVLVFLALLLLRAYVKHAQTMKALELQHMLVDRMRESLFAGLVSAEWRWLATRRASDHASLLITDIGRIGAAFQQLMTLAATLVTAIAYLAAAYLLSWQVALVATLGGALILFGFAGHRRRAVQLGRLLGGANKGLQAEIVEGFDGVRITKMLGGEARQRARFASVLRTLRGQQIDYAASASHGRTALQLGGGALLAALVYVGLAVLKLPLAAMLPILLVFARLVPMLGVIQQSWHSWLHAAAAMAETEALRRETASVAEAGAPADAPPLALARAVTLRGAGFTYAGREGAALHEIDLVLPARTTTAIVGPSGAGKSSLADILMGLLSPDTGEMRVDDVVIAGPTRQLWRRSVAYVQQQPFLLGGSIRDNLLWAAPEADEAALRAALAKASADFVFALPRGIDTLVGDRGQTLSGGERQRIALARALLLSPELLVLDEPTSALDPANEAAIRKAIAGLHGAVTLVIIGHRQVMLDLADQLVRIEDGRIVPRAEAAE, from the coding sequence TTGTCTGAACCCGTGGCTCCGATCCGGCCGCGCGCGCTGCTCGGCGCGATGCTGGCGAGCGCCGACCGGCGCCAGCTGGTCGTGGTGATGGCCCTGATGATCGCCGCGGCGCTGACCGAGGGGGTCGGCATCATGATGCTGGTGCCGATGCTGGCGCTGGTCGACGCCGGCGGCATGCGCGCGCCGGGGCGGGTCGGCGAGCTGCTGCACGGCCTGGTCGGCACGGTGTCGCTGGGGCAGGTGGTGCTGGTCTTCCTCGCGCTGCTGTTGCTGCGCGCTTATGTCAAACATGCGCAGACGATGAAGGCGCTCGAGCTGCAGCATATGCTGGTCGACCGGATGCGCGAGAGCCTGTTCGCGGGGCTGGTGTCGGCCGAGTGGCGCTGGCTGGCGACGCGGCGCGCATCGGATCATGCCAGCCTGTTGATCACCGACATCGGGCGGATAGGGGCGGCGTTCCAGCAATTGATGACGCTGGCGGCGACGCTGGTGACCGCGATCGCCTATCTGGCGGCGGCCTATCTGCTGTCCTGGCAGGTGGCGCTGGTGGCGACGCTGGGCGGGGCGCTGATCCTGTTCGGTTTTGCCGGACACCGGCGCCGCGCGGTGCAACTCGGGCGCTTGCTCGGCGGCGCGAACAAGGGGTTGCAGGCCGAGATCGTCGAAGGGTTCGACGGGGTGCGGATCACCAAGATGCTGGGCGGCGAGGCGCGCCAGCGCGCGCGCTTTGCCTCAGTGCTCAGGACGCTGCGCGGGCAGCAGATCGATTATGCGGCAAGCGCGAGCCACGGGCGCACCGCGCTGCAACTGGGCGGCGGGGCGTTGCTGGCGGCGCTCGTCTATGTCGGGTTGGCGGTCTTGAAACTGCCGCTGGCGGCGATGCTGCCGATCTTGCTGGTCTTTGCGCGGCTGGTGCCGATGCTGGGGGTGATCCAGCAAAGCTGGCACAGCTGGCTGCACGCCGCGGCGGCGATGGCCGAGACCGAGGCGCTGCGCCGCGAGACGGCGTCGGTGGCGGAAGCTGGCGCGCCCGCCGATGCGCCGCCGCTGGCGCTGGCGCGCGCGGTGACGCTGCGCGGCGCGGGTTTCACCTATGCCGGGCGCGAAGGTGCCGCGTTGCACGAGATCGACCTGGTGCTGCCGGCGCGCACGACGACGGCGATCGTCGGGCCTTCGGGCGCGGGCAAGAGCAGCCTGGCCGACATCCTGATGGGGCTGCTGTCGCCCGACACGGGCGAAATGCGCGTCGACGATGTCGTCATCGCGGGGCCGACGCGGCAATTGTGGCGGCGGTCGGTCGCTTATGTCCAGCAGCAGCCCTTCCTGCTCGGCGGCAGCATCCGCGACAATCTGTTGTGGGCGGCGCCGGAAGCCGACGAGGCGGCGTTGCGCGCGGCGCTGGCGAAAGCGTCGGCCGATTTCGTCTTTGCGCTGCCGCGGGGGATCGACACGCTGGTCGGCGATCGCGGGCAAACATTGTCGGGCGGCGAGCGCCAACGGATCGCGCTGGCCCGCGCGTTGTTGCTGTCGCCCGAATTGCTGGTGCTCGACGAGCCGACAAGCGCGCTCGACCCCGCGAACGAGGCGGCGATCCGCAAGGCGATCGCTGGACTGCACGGCGCGGTGACGCTGGTGATCATCGGGCACCGACAGGTCATGCTCGACCTGGCCGACCAGTTGGTGCGGATCGAGGACGGGCGGATCGTACCCCGGGCGGAGGCGGCCGAATGA
- a CDS encoding lasso peptide biosynthesis B2 protein: MTGRIALARRKLASAWRLGGRRGLLVAEASILLLGARIAVATLPFRRVARWLGTPVSPGALVPPAPRERPDDAATMVSWAVRFAAGRLPVEAVCLPQAIAARAMLKRRGIAATLHLGVWRDHREAVKIDPDTPPAHAWLDASGQRIAGYPVDPALIEVAAFV; this comes from the coding sequence ATGACCGGGCGGATCGCCCTTGCGCGGCGCAAGCTGGCGAGCGCGTGGCGGCTGGGCGGGCGGCGCGGGTTGCTGGTCGCCGAGGCGAGTATATTGCTGCTCGGCGCGCGGATCGCGGTTGCGACGCTGCCCTTTCGCCGCGTCGCACGCTGGCTCGGTACGCCGGTTTCGCCGGGCGCGCTGGTACCGCCGGCGCCGCGCGAACGCCCCGACGATGCCGCGACGATGGTGAGCTGGGCGGTGCGCTTTGCCGCCGGGCGCCTGCCCGTCGAGGCGGTGTGCCTGCCGCAGGCGATCGCGGCGCGCGCGATGCTGAAGCGCCGGGGGATCGCGGCGACGCTGCACCTGGGGGTGTGGCGCGACCACCGCGAGGCGGTGAAGATCGATCCCGATACGCCGCCCGCCCATGCCTGGCTCGACGCGTCGGGGCAAAGGATCGCCGGTTATCCGGTCGATCCGGCGCTGATCGAGGTGGCGGCCTTTGTCTGA
- a CDS encoding cupin domain-containing protein: MADQDQGQMTREVGALSPSGDVDAAPPSLAALVAPLSVGEFLEGYWNRAFRAWPGQAGRFAALIGWDEINHILATQRLEPPRLQLVKTGKNVPAEKFVDMVGPNRRLDAGAVTAQLAQGATLVLSFVDEMVARIGALADRMADDLGVRCNVNLYAGWRADHGFDLHWDHHDVIILQVAGRKHWRVQRPTRDHPARGETVPPPAEGDDPVHDAILEEGAILYIPRGWWHVATPVDEPSLHLTIALSPPTGQDYLRWLVGKATGSPLFRADWPAARGAEATAAYWRDLGEAMQALHAAHPPEAFLAEQRAAPVARPVFTLPQFAAGKMARIGGDSRLRPASRRAFAAVRDAVSGDHGIEIGKHFFPCSVAVGAVLGRLSSDGDVAFDALAAGLDDAARRELEQLLIRLNAAGYLFVDLGA, encoded by the coding sequence ATGGCGGATCAGGATCAGGGGCAAATGACCCGCGAGGTTGGCGCTCTGTCGCCATCCGGCGACGTCGACGCCGCGCCGCCATCGCTGGCCGCGCTGGTCGCCCCGTTGAGCGTCGGCGAATTCCTCGAGGGATATTGGAACCGCGCGTTTCGCGCCTGGCCGGGGCAGGCGGGGCGCTTTGCGGCGCTGATCGGCTGGGACGAGATCAACCATATCCTGGCGACGCAGCGGCTGGAGCCGCCGCGCCTGCAACTGGTCAAAACCGGGAAAAACGTGCCGGCCGAAAAATTCGTCGATATGGTAGGGCCGAACCGCCGCCTCGATGCCGGCGCGGTCACCGCGCAGTTGGCGCAGGGCGCGACCTTGGTCTTGAGCTTCGTCGACGAGATGGTGGCGCGGATCGGTGCGCTCGCCGACCGGATGGCGGACGACCTCGGCGTGCGTTGCAACGTCAACCTGTATGCGGGGTGGCGCGCCGACCATGGGTTCGACCTGCATTGGGATCATCATGACGTTATCATCCTGCAGGTCGCGGGACGCAAGCATTGGCGGGTCCAGCGGCCGACGCGCGACCACCCGGCGCGCGGCGAGACCGTGCCGCCGCCCGCGGAGGGCGATGATCCGGTCCATGACGCGATATTGGAAGAGGGCGCGATCCTCTATATCCCGCGCGGCTGGTGGCATGTCGCGACCCCGGTCGACGAGCCGAGCCTGCACCTGACGATCGCGCTGTCGCCGCCGACGGGGCAGGATTATCTGCGTTGGCTGGTCGGCAAGGCGACCGGATCGCCGCTGTTCCGTGCCGACTGGCCGGCGGCGCGCGGCGCCGAGGCGACCGCCGCCTATTGGCGGGACCTGGGCGAAGCGATGCAGGCGCTGCACGCCGCGCATCCGCCCGAAGCCTTTCTGGCCGAGCAGCGCGCAGCGCCGGTGGCGCGCCCGGTCTTCACCCTGCCGCAGTTCGCGGCGGGCAAGATGGCGCGGATCGGCGGCGACAGCCGGCTGCGCCCCGCGAGCCGGCGCGCCTTCGCGGCGGTTCGCGATGCGGTGAGCGGCGACCATGGGATCGAGATCGGCAAGCACTTCTTTCCGTGCAGCGTGGCGGTCGGTGCGGTGCTCGGGCGGCTGTCGAGCGACGGCGATGTTGCCTTCGACGCGCTCGCCGCCGGGCTGGACGACGCCGCGCGGCGCGAACTCGAGCAATTGCTGATCCGGCTCAATGCGGCGGGATATTTGTTCGTCGACCTCGGCGCATGA
- a CDS encoding aspartyl/asparaginyl beta-hydroxylase domain-containing protein — MAVIVTKPANVRDLGPVDATALAARVAAISERAWAGEDARKENDFEVFHHTRHIIFRFTPGNREPEDHYDNPAWMVWRPLLQPVMDAAIRPYGFADPAFPKAMLARLQAGQKIDLHRDGAGSNLRTHKIHVPLITNPGAFFLSGPNRHHLGLGHAWEVNNIASHGGVNEGDADRIHFIFEVFDRAAPAPLGAGAEAATTA, encoded by the coding sequence ATGGCCGTCATCGTCACAAAGCCTGCCAATGTCCGCGACCTCGGCCCGGTCGACGCGACCGCGCTCGCTGCACGTGTCGCCGCGATTTCGGAACGCGCCTGGGCCGGCGAGGACGCGCGCAAGGAAAATGACTTCGAGGTCTTCCACCACACGCGCCACATCATCTTCCGTTTCACCCCGGGCAATCGCGAACCCGAAGACCATTATGACAATCCGGCATGGATGGTCTGGCGGCCGCTGCTCCAGCCGGTGATGGACGCGGCGATCCGGCCCTATGGTTTCGCCGATCCCGCCTTTCCAAAGGCGATGCTCGCGCGGCTCCAGGCCGGGCAGAAAATCGACCTCCACCGTGACGGCGCCGGATCGAACCTGCGCACCCACAAGATCCATGTGCCGCTGATCACCAATCCGGGGGCCTTTTTTCTCAGCGGCCCGAACCGCCACCATCTCGGCCTCGGCCATGCGTGGGAGGTCAACAATATCGCGTCGCACGGCGGGGTGAACGAAGGCGACGCCGACCGTATCCACTTCATCTTCGAAGTGTTCGACCGCGCCGCGCCGGCGCCATTGGGGGCCGGGGCCGAAGCCGCGACGACCGCATGA